In Candidatus Nanopelagicales bacterium, the following are encoded in one genomic region:
- a CDS encoding pentapeptide repeat-containing protein, whose amino-acid sequence MHGKRIGIATLAVGAALVLGACSSQPDTEPARDVGPSPSTSAPALRDCTNIPRTPRANLSSCDLRAADLHWENLTEANLAGADLTRANLTRANLTEANLTGANLRGANLTEADLRGADLPMADLPMANLTEADLRGADLRAANLTGAKLAGAKLRRATWTDGRVCAEGSIGECK is encoded by the coding sequence ATGCACGGTAAACGAATAGGAATCGCAACCCTCGCCGTAGGCGCAGCCCTAGTACTGGGCGCGTGCTCAAGCCAACCCGACACCGAACCAGCCCGCGACGTCGGCCCATCACCATCCACGTCGGCCCCAGCCCTCCGAGACTGCACGAACATCCCAAGAACTCCCAGAGCCAACCTGTCCAGCTGCGACCTGCGCGCGGCGGACCTGCACTGGGAGAACCTGACCGAGGCGAATCTGGCCGGGGCGGACCTGACCAGGGCGAATCTGACCAGGGCGAATCTGACCGAGGCGAACCTGACCGGGGCGAACCTGCGCGGGGCGAACCTGACCGAGGCGGACCTGCGCGGGGCGGACCTGCCCATGGCGGACCTGCCCATGGCGAACCTGACCGAGGCGGACCTGCGCGGGGCGGACCTGCGCGCGGCCAACCTGACCGGGGCGAAACTGGCCGGGGCGAAGCTGAGACGCGCCACTTGGACAGATGGTCGGGTATGCGCGGAGGGATCAATCGGCGAGTGTAAGTAG
- a CDS encoding hemerythrin domain-containing protein: protein MSDKPADLTTNRLMHAACKRDFVRVRSCLKEIKEGDRERACSAAARWQFVSCQLRTHQAAEDKYMWPVVRERSRKPEELVVINAMVAEHNVLAEPIASLDDEFAALAVGRIADVDAILARLDDLVVAFSGHAAHEERDATKILRKYLTEKDLREYRKFSSAHECGRLLLPWMSDGASPADQATVWRAVPFFARWFVRPIRTRRYRALSRSFAC from the coding sequence ATGAGCGACAAGCCAGCGGACCTGACCACGAACCGGCTCATGCACGCCGCCTGCAAGCGGGACTTCGTCCGCGTTCGAAGCTGCCTGAAGGAGATCAAGGAGGGCGATAGGGAGCGCGCGTGTTCAGCGGCGGCCAGGTGGCAGTTCGTGTCATGTCAATTGAGGACGCATCAAGCCGCCGAGGACAAGTACATGTGGCCTGTCGTCAGGGAGAGGTCGCGCAAGCCTGAGGAGCTAGTTGTCATCAACGCCATGGTTGCCGAGCACAACGTCCTCGCTGAACCGATCGCGAGCTTGGATGACGAGTTCGCCGCGCTGGCAGTCGGCCGCATCGCTGACGTAGACGCGATCCTGGCCAGGCTCGACGATTTGGTTGTTGCCTTCTCCGGGCACGCCGCGCATGAGGAGCGCGACGCCACGAAGATCCTGCGGAAGTACCTGACGGAGAAGGACCTGCGCGAGTACCGGAAGTTCTCGAGTGCGCATGAGTGTGGCCGACTCCTGCTGCCTTGGATGAGCGATGGTGCGAGCCCCGCGGATCAGGCGACTGTCTGGCGAGCCGTGCCGTTCTTCGCGCGCTGGTTTGTTCGACCGATTCGCACGCGCAGGTACCGGGCACTCTCCCGGTCATTTGCCTGCTGA